A region from the Streptomyces lydicus genome encodes:
- a CDS encoding phosphotransferase family protein: MATSLPDRLAALSATARRGAPAPAPEVLADRPDGTIVRSGPTVAKAHAPDGDVHHLATRLRIAAHPLLHGILLPPLPVTAPDGFLTITEEGRALTRWPYGSPVPPDAPDAAPWEDAARLLARLHTVDPRQLPGPVPPMRGPAKAARALSRLRTALSAAGDPQPALRPGPGPGPLSAAAAVVERAWALLPPWAQGAAPPPRAGTLCHGDLHLGQLVRHPAAAGPWLLIDIDDLGTGDGAWDLARPAAWFATGLLAPDLWTRFLAAYRAAGGPAVRPSGDPWPDLEVPARALTVQTAALAVAKAIAASRPLDESEAAVVEACARMASLTDRLAPGGPDVR, from the coding sequence ATGGCCACCTCACTGCCCGACCGCCTCGCCGCCCTGTCCGCGACCGCCCGGCGCGGCGCTCCGGCCCCCGCCCCCGAGGTGCTGGCCGACCGTCCCGACGGCACGATCGTCCGCAGCGGTCCCACGGTCGCCAAAGCGCACGCCCCCGACGGCGACGTGCACCACCTGGCCACCCGGCTGCGGATCGCCGCCCACCCCCTTCTGCACGGCATCCTGCTGCCCCCGCTCCCGGTCACCGCCCCCGATGGCTTCCTCACCATCACCGAGGAGGGCCGCGCCCTCACCCGCTGGCCGTACGGCAGCCCGGTTCCGCCCGATGCCCCGGACGCCGCGCCCTGGGAGGACGCCGCCCGCCTGCTGGCCCGTCTGCACACCGTCGACCCGCGCCAACTGCCCGGCCCCGTACCGCCGATGCGCGGCCCCGCCAAGGCCGCCCGCGCCCTGTCCCGGCTGCGCACCGCCCTGTCCGCTGCCGGCGACCCGCAGCCCGCACTCCGGCCGGGACCCGGCCCGGGGCCGCTGTCCGCGGCCGCCGCGGTCGTAGAGCGGGCCTGGGCCCTGCTGCCGCCGTGGGCCCAGGGTGCCGCCCCGCCGCCACGCGCCGGCACCCTCTGTCACGGCGATCTGCACCTGGGCCAGCTCGTCCGGCACCCGGCCGCCGCCGGCCCCTGGCTCCTCATCGACATCGACGACCTCGGCACGGGCGACGGCGCCTGGGACCTGGCCCGCCCCGCCGCGTGGTTCGCCACCGGCCTGCTCGCACCGGACCTCTGGACGCGCTTCCTCGCTGCCTACCGCGCCGCCGGCGGCCCCGCCGTCCGGCCGTCCGGCGATCCCTGGCCCGACCTGGAGGTTCCGGCCCGTGCCCTGACCGTGCAGACCGCCGCACTCGCCGTCGCCAAGGCCATCGCCGCCTCCCGCCCCCTGGACGAGTCCGAGGCGGCGGTCGTCGAGGCCTGTGCCCGGATGGCGTCCCTGACGGACCGGTTGGCGCCCGGCGGCCCGGACGTAAGGTGA
- a CDS encoding zf-TFIIB domain-containing protein has product MQCPKCHAPMQTYHRNGVQIEQCAGCRGIFLDYGELEALTRLESQWSQQPPPPPAPQAYPAAPAWGAPHQGHHGHHGHHGHHGHHRGFGHMLFSS; this is encoded by the coding sequence ATGCAGTGTCCCAAGTGCCATGCGCCGATGCAGACATACCACCGCAATGGCGTGCAGATAGAACAGTGCGCCGGCTGCCGGGGGATCTTCCTGGACTATGGGGAGCTGGAGGCGCTGACCCGCCTTGAGTCACAGTGGTCCCAGCAGCCCCCGCCGCCGCCCGCCCCGCAGGCCTACCCCGCAGCCCCCGCCTGGGGCGCCCCGCACCAGGGCCACCACGGTCACCATGGACACCACGGTCATCACGGCCACCACCGAGGCTTCGGTCACATGCTCTTCTCGTCCTGA
- a CDS encoding chorismate-binding protein yields MHDFAPMARFGGLIATDLLDVTCDPAALDSTGWWAVAADFEGKVVCARFGDVRPATAADGPDPDGWRGPVPDAWTSSLDRDAYTGGVRRIREHIAAGDVYQVNLCRVLTAPLPDPGRADVDALSAVLARGNPAPHAGTIRLPGHGVEIASASPELYLRREDRTVASGPIKGTGRTAADLSAKDRAENVMIVDLVRNDLGRVCATGSVTVPALCAVEEHPGLVHLVSTVRGELAEANEKTAWADLLDATFPPGSVTGAPKSSALRIIDELETAPRGPYCGGIGWVDADRRTGELAVGIRTFWIDRTPPGGPVLRFGAGAGIIWDSDPEREWAETELKARRLLAVASGLHEASGGKR; encoded by the coding sequence GTGCACGACTTCGCTCCGATGGCACGCTTCGGCGGCCTGATAGCCACCGACCTGCTGGATGTGACCTGCGATCCCGCGGCTCTGGACTCCACGGGCTGGTGGGCCGTGGCCGCCGATTTCGAGGGCAAGGTGGTCTGCGCCCGCTTCGGCGATGTACGGCCCGCCACCGCGGCGGACGGGCCGGACCCCGACGGCTGGCGCGGCCCCGTCCCCGACGCCTGGACCAGTTCCCTGGACCGCGACGCCTATACCGGCGGTGTGCGGCGTATCCGTGAACACATCGCGGCCGGCGACGTCTACCAGGTGAACCTCTGCCGGGTGCTGACCGCGCCGCTGCCCGACCCGGGCCGTGCCGACGTGGACGCGCTGTCCGCGGTGCTGGCCCGCGGCAACCCGGCGCCGCACGCGGGCACGATCCGGCTGCCCGGCCATGGCGTCGAGATCGCCAGCGCCTCCCCGGAGCTGTATCTGCGGCGCGAGGACCGCACCGTCGCCTCCGGCCCCATCAAGGGCACCGGGCGGACCGCGGCGGATCTCTCGGCGAAGGACCGGGCGGAGAACGTGATGATCGTGGACCTGGTCCGCAACGATCTCGGCCGGGTCTGCGCCACCGGCTCGGTGACCGTTCCGGCACTGTGCGCCGTCGAGGAGCACCCCGGCCTGGTCCACCTCGTCTCCACGGTGCGTGGCGAGCTGGCCGAGGCGAACGAGAAGACCGCCTGGGCGGATCTGCTGGACGCCACCTTCCCGCCCGGGTCGGTCACCGGCGCCCCCAAATCCAGCGCGCTGCGGATCATCGACGAACTGGAGACCGCACCCCGCGGCCCCTACTGCGGAGGCATCGGCTGGGTCGACGCGGACCGCCGCACCGGCGAGCTCGCGGTCGGTATCCGTACGTTCTGGATCGACCGCACCCCGCCCGGCGGCCCGGTGCTCCGCTTCGGCGCCGGTGCCGGGATCATCTGGGACTCCGATCCGGAGCGGGAGTGGGCCGAGACCGAGTTGAAGGCGCGCAGGCTGCTCGCGGTAGCGTCGGGCCTGCACGAGGCGAGTGGAGGAAAGCGATGA
- a CDS encoding aminotransferase class IV, with translation MKIWLNGTLQDAEGARVSVFDHGLTVGDGVFETIKAERGRAFALTRHLERLATSARGLGLPDPDLDEVRRGCTAVLDANPMALGRLRLTYTGGDSPLGSDRGDAGPTLVIALSETTRRPDTTAAVTVPWTRNERGALTGLKTTSYGENVVALARARERDASEALFANTVGALCEGTGSNVFVVLDGELHTPPLHSGCLAGITRALTIGWAGAKETDLPLDALERAEEIFLTSTLRDVQAVTRIDDRQLADGPGPVTAEAMRIFDEQSAADFDPR, from the coding sequence ATGAAGATCTGGCTCAACGGCACGCTGCAGGACGCCGAGGGCGCCCGGGTCTCGGTCTTCGACCACGGACTGACGGTCGGCGACGGAGTCTTCGAGACGATCAAGGCCGAGCGCGGCCGAGCCTTCGCCCTCACCCGCCATCTGGAGCGCCTGGCCACCTCGGCCCGCGGCCTGGGACTGCCCGACCCCGATCTCGACGAGGTGCGGCGCGGCTGCACGGCGGTCCTCGACGCCAACCCGATGGCCCTGGGCCGGCTGCGGCTCACCTACACCGGCGGCGACTCACCGCTCGGCTCGGACCGCGGCGACGCCGGCCCCACGCTGGTCATCGCGCTCTCGGAGACCACGCGCCGCCCCGACACCACCGCCGCCGTCACGGTCCCGTGGACCCGTAACGAACGCGGGGCGCTCACCGGCCTGAAGACCACGTCGTACGGCGAGAACGTCGTCGCCCTGGCCCGCGCCCGTGAACGGGACGCCTCCGAGGCGCTGTTCGCCAACACGGTCGGCGCGCTCTGCGAGGGCACCGGCTCCAACGTCTTCGTCGTCCTGGACGGCGAACTGCACACACCGCCGCTGCACTCCGGCTGCCTGGCGGGCATCACCCGCGCCCTGACCATCGGCTGGGCCGGCGCCAAGGAGACCGACCTGCCGCTGGACGCCCTGGAGCGGGCCGAGGAGATCTTCCTGACCTCCACCCTGCGCGACGTCCAGGCCGTGACCCGCATCGACGACCGCCAACTCGCCGATGGCCCGGGCCCGGTGACCGCGGAAGCCATGCGGATCTTCGACGAGCAGTCCGCCGCCGACTTCGACCCGCGGTGA
- a CDS encoding GNAT family N-acetyltransferase — translation MTTTLRPAGPGERHDDGGRARPYDICVNSRRVGAIRLTTDARFGPVAGRIAELTVEEPDRHRGRATVAALAAEEVLRGWGCRQIEVTVPAGAVAAARLAAALGYTERSRTMSKTLDGPPRLPGDSSDRALSEAEYPAWREAALAEHLRTQLGQGMPRARAEELSAAGHRALLPEGQDTPDQALRVLTHRGADVGSIWVALRMPDQPGGYVVDVQVAPAHRGHGHGRTLMLVAERESLAAGHTTLGLNVYADNAPALGLYTSLGYRPTGYLLWKPIL, via the coding sequence GTGACCACAACGCTGCGCCCCGCGGGACCCGGAGAGCGACACGACGACGGGGGCCGGGCCCGTCCGTACGACATCTGTGTCAACAGCCGCCGGGTCGGGGCGATCCGGCTGACGACGGATGCCCGGTTCGGCCCGGTGGCGGGCCGGATCGCGGAGCTGACCGTCGAGGAGCCGGACCGGCACCGCGGCCGCGCCACGGTCGCTGCACTCGCCGCCGAGGAGGTGCTGCGCGGCTGGGGCTGCCGGCAGATCGAGGTGACCGTCCCCGCCGGCGCGGTGGCCGCCGCCCGGCTCGCCGCGGCGCTGGGCTACACCGAGCGCAGCCGCACGATGAGCAAGACCCTCGACGGCCCGCCCCGGCTGCCCGGTGACAGCAGCGACCGTGCGCTGAGCGAGGCGGAGTACCCGGCCTGGCGGGAGGCCGCGCTCGCCGAGCACCTCCGAACGCAGCTGGGCCAGGGCATGCCGCGGGCCCGCGCCGAGGAGCTCTCGGCCGCGGGCCACCGCGCCCTGCTGCCGGAGGGCCAGGACACACCCGACCAGGCGCTGCGCGTCCTGACGCACCGCGGCGCGGACGTCGGCAGCATCTGGGTCGCCCTGCGGATGCCGGACCAGCCGGGCGGCTATGTCGTCGATGTACAAGTCGCCCCCGCACACCGCGGGCACGGCCACGGCCGCACCCTGATGCTGGTCGCCGAGCGCGAGAGCCTGGCCGCCGGCCACACCACCCTCGGCCTGAACGTCTACGCGGACAACGCGCCGGCGCTCGGCCTCTACACCTCGCTGGGCTACCGGCCCACCGGGTACCTGCTGTGGAAGCCGATCCTGTGA
- a CDS encoding DsbA family protein, with amino-acid sequence MNDATTSAARPDRPVLDVWCELQCTDCRTALEDLRALRARYGDRLDVRLRHFPLPKHKHAYVAAQAAEEAIEQGQGLPYVEAVLARAEELGTRGEKLLLEVAGELGLDTEELDTALIDGRHLLIVDADQAEGKAIGVTGTPTYVIGGERLDGGTSQEGLRARIEEIADRLLAGQD; translated from the coding sequence ATGAACGACGCCACCACCTCCGCCGCCCGCCCCGACCGCCCCGTTCTGGACGTGTGGTGCGAATTGCAGTGCACGGACTGCCGTACCGCCCTGGAGGACCTGCGGGCGCTGCGGGCGCGCTACGGCGACCGGCTGGACGTCCGGCTGCGCCACTTCCCCCTCCCCAAGCACAAGCACGCCTACGTCGCCGCCCAGGCCGCCGAGGAGGCCATCGAGCAGGGCCAGGGCCTGCCGTACGTCGAGGCGGTACTGGCGCGCGCCGAAGAGCTCGGCACCCGCGGCGAGAAGCTGCTGCTGGAGGTCGCCGGGGAGCTGGGGCTGGACACCGAGGAGCTGGACACCGCGCTGATCGACGGGCGGCATCTGCTGATCGTCGACGCGGACCAGGCCGAGGGCAAGGCGATCGGGGTGACCGGGACCCCCACCTATGTGATCGGCGGCGAGCGGCTGGACGGCGGCACGAGCCAGGAGGGGCTGCGCGCCCGTATCGAGGAGATCGCCGACCGGCTGCTGGCCGGGCAGGACTGA
- a CDS encoding CGNR zinc finger domain-containing protein: MMISHDTRCALDAVVDLLNTAPEGESPGAPDSLTGLAALEDFVRRNDVSDVGALGAGDLAAVRSVRARFARIFAADDDRTAAEQLNSLVASAGTTPQLTDHDGYDWHVHYFAPGASVAEHLAADGGMALAFLLVAGERERLRRCEAPDCRHAFVDLSRNRSRRYCDSRTCGNRLHVAAYRARQREAAAG; this comes from the coding sequence GTGATGATCAGCCATGACACCCGGTGCGCGCTGGACGCGGTCGTCGATCTGCTGAACACCGCTCCGGAGGGCGAATCGCCCGGAGCGCCGGACAGCCTGACCGGCCTCGCGGCCCTCGAGGACTTCGTCCGGCGCAATGACGTCAGCGACGTGGGGGCGCTCGGTGCGGGCGACCTGGCGGCCGTACGGTCCGTCCGCGCGCGGTTCGCGCGGATCTTCGCGGCCGACGACGACCGCACCGCGGCCGAACAGCTGAACTCGCTGGTCGCCTCGGCGGGCACCACACCGCAGCTGACCGATCACGACGGGTACGACTGGCACGTCCACTACTTCGCGCCGGGCGCGTCGGTCGCCGAGCATCTGGCCGCGGACGGCGGGATGGCGCTGGCCTTCCTCCTCGTCGCCGGGGAGCGCGAGCGGCTGCGGCGCTGCGAGGCGCCGGACTGCCGGCATGCCTTCGTCGACCTCTCCCGCAACCGCTCCCGGCGCTACTGCGACAGCCGTACCTGCGGAAACCGGCTGCATGTCGCGGCCTACCGGGCGCGGCAGCGAGAGGCCGCGGCGGGCTGA
- a CDS encoding SsgA family sporulation/cell division regulator, producing the protein MNTTVSCELHLRLVVSSESSLPVPAGLRYDTADPYAVHATFHTGAEETVEWVFARDLLAEGLHRPTGTGDVRVWPSRSHGQGVVCIALSSPEGEALLEAPARALESFLKRTDAAVPPGTEHRHFDLDTELSHILAES; encoded by the coding sequence ATGAACACCACGGTCAGCTGCGAGCTGCACCTGCGCCTCGTTGTGTCGAGCGAGTCCTCACTGCCTGTACCCGCGGGCCTGCGGTATGACACGGCCGATCCCTATGCCGTGCATGCCACCTTCCATACCGGAGCCGAGGAGACAGTGGAGTGGGTTTTCGCCCGCGACCTCCTCGCCGAGGGCCTGCACCGGCCCACGGGCACCGGAGACGTCCGCGTATGGCCGTCCCGGAGCCACGGACAGGGCGTTGTCTGCATCGCCCTGAGTTCCCCGGAGGGCGAGGCCCTGCTCGAGGCGCCCGCACGGGCCCTCGAGTCGTTCCTCAAAAGGACCGATGCCGCCGTACCACCCGGTACGGAGCACCGGCATTTCGATCTCGACACCGAGCTCTCCCACATCCTCGCGGAGAGCTGA
- a CDS encoding TIGR02611 family protein: MNTQSNGGSGTVEEDAAPAGQPLGSRAPHFIKRSRPLHVSWQVGVFVVGLAVVVGGVIMLPLPGPGWLVIFAGMAIWATEFVWAQLVLRWTKRKVTEAAQKALDPKVRRRNIILTAVGLVIIAAVLAVYVWKFGLAMPWNVSE, translated from the coding sequence ATGAATACGCAGAGTAACGGGGGGTCGGGAACGGTGGAGGAGGACGCCGCTCCGGCCGGGCAGCCGCTCGGTTCGAGAGCGCCGCACTTCATCAAGCGCTCCCGGCCGCTGCACGTGAGCTGGCAGGTCGGCGTCTTCGTCGTCGGCCTCGCGGTCGTGGTGGGCGGCGTGATCATGCTGCCGCTGCCCGGGCCGGGCTGGCTGGTGATCTTCGCCGGTATGGCGATCTGGGCGACGGAATTCGTCTGGGCCCAGCTGGTGCTGCGCTGGACCAAGCGGAAGGTCACGGAAGCGGCCCAGAAGGCGCTCGACCCCAAGGTGCGGCGGCGCAACATCATCCTGACCGCCGTCGGCCTGGTGATCATCGCCGCGGTGCTCGCGGTCTATGTCTGGAAGTTCGGCCTCGCGATGCCGTGGAACGTCTCCGAGTGA
- a CDS encoding SRPBCC family protein, whose translation MPVRSRRLHRYRFCTVWLLNAPPTVVYAVLERAEAYPRWWPQVREVKALDDRSGIARFRSVLPYDLTVVASERVRDPGAGVLEIGMRGDLAGWARWTVTPGAGGTRAVFEQDVEVCKPLLRRFALLGRPVFVANHALMMRSGRRGLAAWLARG comes from the coding sequence ATGCCCGTCCGGTCACGCCGACTGCACCGTTACCGCTTTTGCACCGTCTGGCTGCTCAACGCGCCGCCGACCGTCGTCTACGCCGTCCTCGAACGCGCCGAGGCCTACCCCCGGTGGTGGCCGCAGGTCCGCGAGGTGAAGGCGCTCGACGACCGCAGCGGCATCGCCCGCTTCCGTTCGGTGCTGCCCTACGACCTGACGGTCGTGGCGAGCGAGCGCGTACGGGACCCGGGCGCGGGGGTGCTGGAGATAGGGATGCGCGGAGACCTGGCCGGCTGGGCGCGCTGGACGGTGACGCCCGGCGCCGGCGGCACCCGTGCCGTCTTCGAGCAGGACGTCGAGGTCTGCAAGCCGCTGTTGCGGCGGTTCGCGCTGCTGGGGCGGCCGGTCTTCGTCGCCAATCACGCGCTGATGATGCGCTCCGGGCGCCGGGGGCTCGCCGCCTGGCTGGCCCGCGGATGA
- a CDS encoding exonuclease domain-containing protein, translating to MPCWYDGPLAAFDTETTGIDVERDRIVSAALVVQETPRSAPRITRWLINPGVGIPEAATAVHGLTGDHLALHGRWPAPVLEEVARALAAQSVAGRPLVVMNAPFDLTLLERELKRHRASSLDAYLGGHPLRILDPRVLDKHLDRYRKGRRTLTDLCAHYEVELTDAHEAAADALAALRVVRALGHRYADRLEGLHPAELHTRQAVWYAAQARGLQAWFERSGNPETVDPHWPLRPELPAAA from the coding sequence ATGCCGTGCTGGTATGACGGACCGCTTGCCGCCTTCGACACCGAGACCACGGGCATCGACGTCGAGCGCGACCGCATCGTCTCCGCCGCCCTGGTGGTCCAGGAGACACCGCGTTCCGCGCCCCGGATCACCCGTTGGCTGATCAACCCGGGCGTCGGGATACCCGAGGCCGCCACGGCGGTGCACGGCCTGACGGGCGACCATCTGGCGCTGCACGGCCGCTGGCCCGCGCCGGTGCTGGAGGAGGTGGCGCGCGCCCTGGCCGCCCAGTCGGTGGCCGGCCGCCCGCTGGTCGTGATGAACGCCCCGTTCGACCTCACGCTCCTGGAGCGCGAGTTGAAGCGGCACCGCGCCAGCTCACTCGACGCCTACCTGGGCGGCCATCCGCTGCGCATCCTCGATCCCCGCGTCCTCGACAAGCACCTGGACCGCTACCGCAAGGGCCGCCGCACGCTCACCGATCTGTGCGCCCACTACGAGGTCGAGCTGACGGACGCCCACGAGGCGGCCGCCGACGCGCTCGCCGCGCTGCGCGTCGTCCGGGCCCTGGGGCATCGCTATGCGGACCGCCTGGAGGGGCTGCACCCGGCGGAGCTGCACACCCGCCAGGCCGTCTGGTACGCCGCCCAGGCCCGTGGCCTGCAGGCGTGGTTCGAGCGCAGCGGCAACCCCGAAACCGTTGATCCGCACTGGCCGCTGCGTCCCGAACTCCCCGCCGCGGCCTGA
- a CDS encoding DUF4365 domain-containing protein — MTLAQPEPGGLLPQLSTPQRGGLATTACMETLQVGYLHAVAAASGCSLAQPFPDNGIDWHVSHGAPGHTVDDEVTIKVQLKCTYQTAPRPPGPTFPFTLDNDHLVKLARTPVSVHKILVVMLVPRTREDWLRASHDRLALRHCCYWINLAGHPVTGRRRTTVRIPTARIFDDRALCEIMTRVGAGGRP; from the coding sequence ATGACGCTCGCGCAGCCCGAACCGGGCGGGCTGCTGCCCCAGCTGTCCACACCGCAGCGCGGCGGGCTCGCCACCACTGCGTGCATGGAGACCCTTCAGGTGGGCTATCTGCACGCGGTCGCCGCCGCCTCGGGATGTTCGCTGGCGCAGCCCTTCCCGGACAACGGAATCGACTGGCACGTCAGCCATGGCGCGCCCGGCCACACCGTCGACGACGAAGTCACCATCAAGGTGCAGCTCAAGTGCACCTACCAGACCGCTCCCCGCCCGCCGGGGCCGACGTTCCCCTTCACGCTCGACAACGACCATCTGGTGAAGCTGGCCCGTACGCCCGTGTCCGTGCACAAGATCCTGGTCGTGATGCTGGTCCCGCGGACCCGGGAGGACTGGCTGCGGGCCTCCCACGACCGTCTCGCGCTGCGGCACTGCTGTTACTGGATCAACCTGGCCGGTCATCCGGTGACCGGCCGGCGCAGGACCACCGTGCGGATCCCGACCGCGCGGATCTTCGACGACCGAGCGCTCTGCGAGATCATGACGCGGGTCGGGGCGGGAGGGAGACCCTGA
- the thrS gene encoding threonine--tRNA ligase codes for MSDVRVTIQRDSERDERVVTTGTTAADLFQGERSVVAARVAGELKDLAYEVADGDAVEPVEISSEDGLNILRHSTAHVMAQAVQELFPEAKLGIGPPVKDGFYYDFDVETPFHPDDLKRIEKKMQEIQKRGQKFARRAVSDDAAREELADEPYKLELIGIKGSAAEAAEGASAEVGAGELTIYDNLDAKTGELCWKDLCRGPHLPSTRAIPAFKLMRSAAAYWRGSEKNKQLQRIYGTAWPTKDELKAHLEFLAEAEKRDHRKLGAELDLFSVPEDIGSGLAVFHPKGGIIRRVMEDYSRRRHEESGYEFVYTPHATKGKLFEKSGHLDWYADGMYPPMQLDEGVDYYLKPMNCPMHNLIFDARGRSYRELPLRLFEFGTVYRYEKSGVVHGLTRARGFTQDDAHIYCTKEQMADELDATLTFVLDLLRDYGLTDFYLELSTKDPEKFVGSDEAWEEATETLRKVAEKQGLPLVPDPGGAAFYGPKISVQTKDAIGRTWQMSTVQLDFNLPERFDLEYTAADGSKQRPVMIHRALFGSIERFFAVLLEHYAGAFPAWLAPVQATGIPIGDAHVPYLQDFAAQAKAKGLRIEVDSSSDRMQKKIRNAQKAKVPFMIIAGDEDVANGAVSFRYRDGTQKNGIPREEAIAEILDVVERRVQV; via the coding sequence GTGTCAGACGTCCGTGTGACCATCCAACGCGATTCCGAGCGGGATGAACGCGTGGTGACCACGGGCACGACGGCCGCCGACCTCTTCCAGGGTGAGCGCAGCGTCGTGGCCGCGCGGGTCGCCGGAGAGCTGAAGGACCTGGCGTACGAGGTCGCCGACGGTGACGCGGTCGAGCCCGTGGAGATCTCCTCCGAGGACGGTCTGAACATCCTGCGGCACTCCACCGCGCATGTGATGGCCCAGGCCGTGCAGGAGCTGTTCCCGGAGGCGAAGCTCGGCATCGGCCCGCCGGTCAAGGACGGCTTCTACTACGACTTCGACGTCGAGACCCCGTTCCACCCCGACGATCTCAAGCGCATCGAGAAGAAGATGCAGGAGATCCAGAAGCGCGGGCAGAAGTTCGCGCGCCGGGCGGTCAGCGATGACGCCGCGCGCGAGGAGCTGGCCGACGAGCCGTACAAGCTCGAGCTGATCGGGATCAAGGGCTCGGCCGCGGAGGCCGCCGAGGGGGCCTCCGCCGAGGTGGGCGCCGGCGAGCTGACCATCTACGACAACCTCGACGCCAAGACCGGCGAGCTGTGCTGGAAGGACCTGTGCCGCGGTCCGCACCTCCCCAGCACCCGTGCCATCCCGGCGTTCAAGCTGATGCGCTCGGCCGCCGCCTACTGGCGCGGCAGCGAGAAGAACAAGCAGCTGCAGCGGATCTACGGCACCGCCTGGCCGACCAAGGACGAGCTCAAGGCGCATCTGGAGTTCCTGGCCGAGGCCGAGAAGCGCGACCACCGCAAGCTCGGTGCCGAGCTCGACCTGTTCTCCGTGCCCGAGGACATCGGCTCGGGCCTGGCGGTCTTCCACCCCAAGGGCGGCATCATCCGCCGGGTCATGGAGGACTACTCCCGCCGGCGGCACGAGGAGTCGGGGTACGAGTTCGTCTACACCCCGCACGCCACCAAGGGGAAGCTGTTCGAGAAGTCGGGCCACCTGGACTGGTACGCCGACGGCATGTACCCGCCCATGCAGCTCGACGAGGGCGTGGACTACTACCTCAAGCCCATGAACTGCCCGATGCACAACCTGATCTTCGATGCGCGCGGCCGCTCGTACCGTGAACTGCCGCTGCGTCTCTTCGAGTTCGGGACCGTGTACCGCTACGAGAAGTCGGGCGTGGTGCACGGCCTGACCCGCGCCCGCGGCTTCACCCAGGACGACGCGCACATCTACTGCACCAAGGAGCAGATGGCGGACGAGCTGGACGCCACGCTCACCTTCGTCCTCGACCTGCTGCGCGACTACGGTCTGACCGACTTCTACCTGGAGCTGTCCACCAAGGACCCGGAGAAGTTCGTCGGCTCGGACGAGGCGTGGGAGGAGGCCACCGAGACGCTGCGGAAGGTGGCCGAGAAGCAGGGGCTGCCGCTGGTCCCGGACCCGGGCGGCGCCGCGTTCTACGGCCCGAAGATCTCGGTGCAGACCAAGGACGCCATCGGCCGGACCTGGCAGATGTCGACCGTCCAGCTGGACTTCAACCTTCCGGAGCGCTTCGACCTGGAGTACACCGCGGCCGACGGCAGCAAGCAGCGTCCGGTGATGATCCACCGCGCGCTGTTCGGCTCCATCGAGCGGTTCTTCGCGGTGCTGCTGGAGCACTACGCGGGTGCGTTCCCGGCGTGGCTGGCGCCGGTCCAGGCGACCGGGATCCCGATCGGCGACGCCCACGTCCCGTATCTGCAGGACTTCGCCGCGCAGGCCAAGGCCAAGGGCCTGCGGATCGAGGTGGACTCCTCGTCGGACCGGATGCAGAAGAAGATCAGGAACGCGCAGAAGGCCAAGGTCCCGTTCATGATCATCGCTGGTGACGAGGACGTCGCCAACGGCGCGGTCTCCTTCCGCTACCGCGACGGGACGCAGAAGAACGGCATCCCGCGCGAGGAGGCGATCGCCGAGATCCTCGACGTCGTGGAGCGCCGCGTCCAGGTGTGA
- a CDS encoding potassium channel family protein → MDREQRLWTWERTAQPYLLAASLLFLTSYAVRVLVPGLSPGWQTWWEVVTVATWTVFVVEYLARLALSNDRRRFLRTRWLDLIVTALPLLRPLRIVDMHERMRRRRNHPRLVLESRVMAYTGLTSLLLGFAASLAVYHDERTAPGANIHTFGDAVWWASSTLTTTGYGDATPVTPRGRVVAVALMFVGVALVGAVVGSFSSWLLRRFRQDGEA, encoded by the coding sequence GTGGACAGGGAACAGCGGCTGTGGACCTGGGAACGAACCGCCCAGCCCTATCTCCTTGCCGCCTCCCTCCTCTTCCTCACGTCGTACGCGGTCCGGGTCCTGGTCCCCGGCCTCTCCCCCGGCTGGCAGACCTGGTGGGAGGTGGTCACCGTCGCCACCTGGACCGTCTTCGTCGTCGAATATCTGGCGCGGCTGGCGCTCAGCAACGACCGGCGGCGCTTCCTGCGCACCCGCTGGCTGGACCTGATCGTGACTGCGCTGCCCCTGCTGCGGCCGCTGCGGATCGTCGACATGCACGAGCGGATGCGGCGGCGCCGGAACCATCCACGGCTCGTCCTCGAATCGCGGGTGATGGCGTACACCGGGCTCACCTCGCTGCTGCTGGGCTTCGCGGCCAGCCTGGCCGTCTACCACGACGAGCGCACGGCCCCTGGCGCGAACATCCACACCTTCGGCGACGCGGTGTGGTGGGCCAGCTCGACGCTGACGACCACGGGGTACGGCGACGCCACGCCGGTCACCCCGCGCGGCCGGGTGGTCGCGGTGGCGCTGATGTTCGTCGGGGTGGCGCTGGTCGGGGCGGTGGTGGGCTCCTTCTCCTCCTGGCTGCTGCGCCGCTTCCGGCAGGACGGCGAGGCCTGA